The segment CGCAATTCGGTCAATCGTCTGGTCAATTGTGAAACAGCCAACTTGAATAAAACGATTCAAGCCGCCATGCGGCAAGTGGAAAACATCCGATTGATCGACCGGGAGATCGGATTGGATCAATTACCCGACCGATTGAGGGAGATGGCGGAAACACGGCTGAAACATCCGGAAATCACACTGACGGAGCTGGGCCAAGCCTTACCCGGACGAAAGGTGAGCAAATCCGCGGTGAATCATCGGCTGCGTAAGCTTGACCAGATTGCCACCAAATTGCGGGAAGGTTTATCTTAAAAAGAATATCAGGATCGATGGAGGGTATATGATGGCAGAAAAAAAAGTAACAGTCAAACTGAAAGCAGGATTACATGCACGCCCTGCGGCATTATTCGTTCAGGAAGCCAATAAATACTCCTCAGAAGTTTTTGTCAGCAAGGGAGTCAAAAAGGTGAATGCCAAAAGTATTATGGGTATCATGAGTCTGGCTGTGGCAGGTGGAACGGATATCACCATTTCCGCAACAGGGGCAGACGAAGAAGAAGCTGTGGAAGCCCTTGCCACGATCGTCAGTCGTGAAGAGATATAAGGGCGAGTGAAAAAACAGGACAGGCCTTACCCGGACAGGGTACGGTCCGTCCTGTTTTTGTTTGTTCATTATCAATTATTTTTTTCGGCGATCCAGCCACCTTCCTTCTGATAAGATGATCCCCAACAGGATTAAAAGGGTCCCACTCCATTGAAGAGGGGTTATCTTTTCATTCAGTATAAAAAAGGACAGAAGAAGCACCACCGGAAGCTCAACAGAGCCAAGGATCGTTGCCATACCGGCTCCGATATGGGGGACACCCTTCGTAAACAAGAGAGGTGGGAGAATCACTCCCAGAACTCCCAATGCGGTTCCCCAGATCCATAATCCTTCCCATAAGGTGCCTTCTATTAGAAACTGCGGTGGAAATACGACAGATACTGTTATCGTAGCGCCTGTCATCATCCAGCCACTTCGCTGGAGAGAAGGGACTTGGTTGGCTGTATTTCCGCTTACATGGATGAATCCGGTATAACTGACTGCAGCCAGTAAACCAAAAAGAACACCGGTAAGGTGAATGCTTCCCGTTGTGAAGGATATCACCCCTGCTGCCAGAATCGTGCCGACCAGAATCAACAGCAAAGCCCCCCACTGGGACC is part of the Kroppenstedtia pulmonis genome and harbors:
- a CDS encoding EamA family transporter; this encodes MNRYAAAWIVLMGAAFFGSLSTLVKLGYQDGFTTGELTGSQYIIGTGGLWLLTLLFQRKKVPWKAAGKLLASGIFPGLVAVFYYWSLQSINASLAIVLLFQFTWMGIVLDFILHKHRPGRSQWGALLLILVGTILAAGVISFTTGSIHLTGVLFGLLAAVSYTGFIHVSGNTANQVPSLQRSGWMMTGATITVSVVFPPQFLIEGTLWEGLWIWGTALGVLGVILPPLLFTKGVPHIGAGMATILGSVELPVVLLLSFFILNEKITPLQWSGTLLILLGIILSEGRWLDRRKK
- a CDS encoding HPr family phosphocarrier protein, yielding MAEKKVTVKLKAGLHARPAALFVQEANKYSSEVFVSKGVKKVNAKSIMGIMSLAVAGGTDITISATGADEEEAVEALATIVSREEI